The genome window CTAAAGGAAAAACACATGGATATAGATACTTTGAATAGAATTGCTGGCTTAGCCAGATTAAAAGTTGACCAGGCTGAAGCAGATCAATTTCTTTCAGACTTTAACAAAGTTTTAGAATATGTAGATCAAGTCAAAGCCATGGATACAACTCCCATAGCAGATGATGAAATATATTTCAATCATAAGAATTTTACAAGACCAGATAAAGTTGATAATAATCTATCAAGAGAAGCATTATCACAAATTGCGCCGGAATATGAGAATGGCTATATAGTTGTACCAAGGGTTATAGAAACATGATTGATGTAGTAGGATTAAAATTTGCGAATATTCGAAATGGATTAAATGAAAATAAATTTACTTCTGAAGAACTCGTCACAGCTTATATCAACCGTATCG of Leptospira sp. GIMC2001 contains these proteins:
- the gatC gene encoding Asp-tRNA(Asn)/Glu-tRNA(Gln) amidotransferase subunit GatC is translated as MDIDTLNRIAGLARLKVDQAEADQFLSDFNKVLEYVDQVKAMDTTPIADDEIYFNHKNFTRPDKVDNNLSREALSQIAPEYENGYIVVPRVIET